GGGCCGTCCGTCGACGGAGACGCCGATGCACCTCCTCTGCTACCGGCGGCGCGGGGACGTCGGCGGCGTCGTCCACGCGCACCCGCCGGTCGCCACCGCTTTCGCCGCGGCAGGGGTGCCGCTCGACGCTCCGGTCATGCCCGAGATCGTCCTCACGGTCGGCGCGATCCCGCTCGTCCCTTACGCCACGCCGGGAACCGAGGAGCTCGCCCGGGCGCTCGAGCCGTGGGTCGACGGGCACGACGCCTTCCTCCTCGCGAGCCACGGCGTCCTCACGCTCGGCCGGGACGTGAGGGAGGCCCTGCACCGGATGGAGCGCGTCGAGCACCTCGCGAAGGTCACGCTCGCCGCGCGCCTCCTCGGCGGACCGCGCCCGCTGACGGACGCACAGGTCGTCTCGCTCCTCGCCGGTGCCGCTGCGTCCGGGCCGAGTTCGAGGTGAGCCCGGCGTTCGCTACACTCCCGTGGTGAGGTCCGGCCTCCGCGCCCGCGTGCGCCGCATCTGGACGGCGATCCCGAGGTGGGCGCTCTGGGGGGCGGGTGGCCTTGCCGTCCTGTTCGCCGTCTCCCTCGTACTCGTCGTCGCGTACTACGACCGGGTCGTCTCGAGGACGATGGACGGCCGGCGGTGGAGTCTCCCCACGCGTCTCTACTCCGACGTCTGGGTCCTTCGTCCCGGAGACGCCCTCGGCCCGGACGACGTCGAGCGGCGCCTCGCCCGCCTGCGATACGCGCCGGTCCCCGCGGCACCGGTCTCCGGGGGCCGGTATCTCCTCTCCCGGAGCCGGATGGTCGTCGGCGTCAACCCGCACGAGACGGCCTACGGCCGGTTCCCCGGCTTCGTCGTCCGGATCGACTTCTCGGGCCGGCGCATCGCCGCGCTCAAGCGTGACGCCGACGGTGTTCCGCTTCCGTACGTCGTCTTCGAGCCGGAGGTCGTCGGCTCCGTCTTCGACATGAAGATGGAGGACCGGACGCTCGTTCGCCTTTCGCAGGTGCCCAAGGTCGTCGTCGACGCGATCCTGACGACCGAGGACCGGGACTTCTTCACGCACGCGGGACTCGCCCCGAAGAGGCTCGTCGGCGCCGTCCTGCAGGGGCTGGTCCGCGGCAGGTCGGTGCGGGGGACGAGCACGCTGACGCAGCAGCTCGTCAAGAACCTCTTCCTCACCCCCGAGCGGACCCTCCGGAGGAAGGCCGTCGAGGCGCTCCTCGCCGTCATCCTCGACGCGAAGTACGGCAAGGAGGAGATCCTCGAGTCGTACCTCAACGAGATCTATCTCGGGCAGCGCGGCTCCGTCTCGGTCACGGGGGTCGAGGAGGCGGCGCGGTTCTACTTCGGCAAGCCCGTCTCGCAGCTCGACCTCCCCGAAGCCGCGATGCTCGCCGGCCTGATTTCCTCACCCGGCCGCTTCTCGCCGTTCCGCAGCCCCGAGAGGGCCAAGGCGCGCCGCGCCCTCGTCCTGAAGGGGATGCTCGACGAGAAGAAGATCGACCGCGCCGCGTACGACGCCGCCCTGGCGGCGCCGCTCACCCGGGTGAGCAAACCCGTGACGGGCATCGAGGCGCCGCACTTCGTCGACTTCGTCCTGACGCAGGTGAAGGAGTCGCGCAGCGACCTCTCCGGGGCGGGCCTCTCCCTCTACACGACGCTCGACCCCGACATGCAGGCCGCGGCGCAGGCCGCCGTCCAGACGGGCCTGGCGGAGCTCGAGAAGCGGTTCAAGAAACTCCGGACGAAGGAGGGCGAGGAGCCGCTCCAGGCGGCTCTCATCGCCCTCGACCCGCACACGGGATCGATCCGGGCGCTCGTCGGCGGGCGGGACTACCAGGTGAGCCAGTTCAACCGCGTCGTCCAGGCCCGGCGCCAGCCCGGCTCGCTCTTCAAGCCGTTCGTCTATCTCGCCGCGTTCGAGAGGCGGGACCTCGTCCCGCCGGTCACGCCGATCACGATCCTCCAGGATTCGCCGATCTCCCTCCTCTTCGGCAGGACGGAAGAGGAGACCTGGTCGCCGCGCAACTACGACGGGCAGTTCCGCGGACCCGTCACCGTCCGGTACGCGCTCGAGCACTCGCTGAACATCCCCACCGTCCGCCTCGCGGTCTGGGAGACGGGGGCCGGCAAGACGCTCCTGGCGGACGTCATCCAGGCGGCGCGCAAGGCGGGGATCACGTCTCCGATGAAGGCGTACCCCTCGCTCGCGCTCGGCGCCTTCGAGTGCACGCCGATGGAGATCGCCGCGGCCTACTCCGTCTTC
The genomic region above belongs to Holophagales bacterium and contains:
- a CDS encoding class II aldolase/adducin family protein, which produces MDHAAVRAALVTCGRRLDALGFAPATDGNISARLGPHALLVTPAGREKGGLSAEDLLLVDPDGRVVERAGRPSTETPMHLLCYRRRGDVGGVVHAHPPVATAFAAAGVPLDAPVMPEIVLTVGAIPLVPYATPGTEELARALEPWVDGHDAFLLASHGVLTLGRDVREALHRMERVEHLAKVTLAARLLGGPRPLTDAQVVSLLAGAAASGPSSR
- a CDS encoding PBP1A family penicillin-binding protein translates to MRSGLRARVRRIWTAIPRWALWGAGGLAVLFAVSLVLVVAYYDRVVSRTMDGRRWSLPTRLYSDVWVLRPGDALGPDDVERRLARLRYAPVPAAPVSGGRYLLSRSRMVVGVNPHETAYGRFPGFVVRIDFSGRRIAALKRDADGVPLPYVVFEPEVVGSVFDMKMEDRTLVRLSQVPKVVVDAILTTEDRDFFTHAGLAPKRLVGAVLQGLVRGRSVRGTSTLTQQLVKNLFLTPERTLRRKAVEALLAVILDAKYGKEEILESYLNEIYLGQRGSVSVTGVEEAARFYFGKPVSQLDLPEAAMLAGLISSPGRFSPFRSPERAKARRALVLKGMLDEKKIDRAAYDAALAAPLTRVSKPVTGIEAPHFVDFVLTQVKESRSDLSGAGLSLYTTLDPDMQAAAQAAVQTGLAELEKRFKKLRTKEGEEPLQAALIALDPHTGSIRALVGGRDYQVSQFNRVVQARRQPGSLFKPFVYLAAFERRDLVPPVTPITILQDSPISLLFGRTEEETWSPRNYDGQFRGPVTVRYALEHSLNIPTVRLAVWETGAGKTLLADVIQAARKAGITSPMKAYPSLALGAFECTPMEIAAAYSVFANGGILVKPNALLGLVGPEGRRIDRKDVPLQRAADPAAVAVLDSILQGVVNRGTGASARGRGAQGIFAGKTGTTNDGRDAWFIGFSPRLLVAVWVGFDDNRGLNLSGSTAAVPIYAEFARRLPSHFFEEPFPEVQGVVTASVDPATGMLVTEDCPTSVNELFLEGTEPAERCTVHGEGNPAPPGGPGLPPVEGTEGPG